Sequence from the Tolypothrix sp. NIES-4075 genome:
TATACTAGTATCTACATGAAAATAGTCCGCAAGCGCTTTTGCTTGAGTTTTACTAATGGTGCGATCGCCATTGACAATTTGCAAAGCAACTTCCAATGAACCAATTACCTCAGCTAATGCTTCGGTCGTAATATCGCGTGCGTCCATCAGATGCATTAACATTGAATTAGGTGTACCTTGGGGTATTGGGTAATAAGTTTCTTCAAACTTCTCGATTAACGTTACCAACAGTTCCAACAGCATCTCTTCTTCTGGTGTACGATTGGGGCGATGCTCTAAGTTTTGGGCAAGTGCGATCGCTTGTTCGTTTTCTTCTTCTGTAGTAATTATTTTTGGCTGATACTCGGCTAGCAATTTACCGTAAGATTCAGGATTAAAAGTACGGGTCATTTTTCCATTTATCCTTATCATATTCGGCGTGAGTTAGGACATATTTAATATAGATTCTTTGAACTTCGTAAACAATATCAACAATTAAGCGGTAGTTGTTTCCTTTGATATTAAATACAGTGAAGTTACCGACAGCTTCTGCTTTTGGATAAATAGCCTGAACTTCAACCAGATTTTTCCATTGAGCTTTAGTTACCACCCTGTACCAATCATAAAGTGCATCGCAGGAATCTGCGTGTGCTTCACAAAAATCCCGCAAAATTCTGCGGCTAATAACATGCATTTAAATTGACTCTGATTACGACTATTAGAATTTTCTCCCTGAGGGCTTTATAAAGGTTTGAGAACTGGGTTATTTTTCCAATGGCATTGCGGCGAAATGTTTTTGCAGTAACCTGTGGTTCAGATGTAAGCGTATCTTCTGCCTTG
This genomic interval carries:
- a CDS encoding helix-turn-helix domain-containing protein; this encodes MTRTFNPESYGKLLAEYQPKIITTEEENEQAIALAQNLEHRPNRTPEEEMLLELLVTLIEKFEETYYPIPQGTPNSMLMHLMDARDITTEALAEVIGSLEVALQIVNGDRTISKTQAKALADYFHVDTSIFT
- a CDS encoding type II toxin-antitoxin system HigB family toxin, which encodes MHVISRRILRDFCEAHADSCDALYDWYRVVTKAQWKNLVEVQAIYPKAEAVGNFTVFNIKGNNYRLIVDIVYEVQRIYIKYVLTHAEYDKDKWKNDPYF